The genomic stretch TACATTAAATGGATAAGGCAAACGTTTTTGGTACATCAGCATTTTCTTAAAAACATAAAGGGACTAATGTAGTATACTACCGGTAAATCAAAACGACAATTTGTGAAATAAGGAATTATTATTTGAATGATAATGAAGAGATACTCCAATAAACTATTCCCGGATTTGAATAATTATCAGACTGTTTTTTCACATTCTCTTGTCACGTCTTTGATTTCGATGCCGAATACTTCTACATAATTATTTGTTTATGCTGACAAAAGCAGCCAGCCGAATCATAGAAAATATTTATTCGTGCACAATATTCGGATATTCATCGTTGGATAAGATATTACTTGATTATGATACGTGCTTTGTCTCTGCTTGCCTGCTGTTCAGGATATATACTTATATTGTCGGGAGTGTTGCCAAATTCATCAAATACCATTATCTCGTTTTTCCCTTCTTTTAACCAACATTCAGGAATATATAATCCGTCAATTGGTATCTTTTCAGGATAGCGTCCGAGGTTATGACCATTGACCCAAATAAATCCATGGCTGAGCCCTTTAAAAGATACTCTCCACATTGCTTTTACATTCGGCGCAGTGTCTTTTATAGTGAAGTAATTTCTGAAGAATGTCGGTACGCCCGTATTGCCGGCAATTGCATTTGTCCATCCTTTCAGGCTATATATCTGGAGACCGCCTTTCATACGCCATCCTTTGATTTTTTTATCATTGTTAAAAACGGCTTTTACAATTTTGCCTATTCCACCACTCCCGTCTGTATTCTCTACAAAAAGCGTAATGATATTGCTGTCGGCATTGCCTTTGACAAAAGGTACGGAAAAAGATTTTCCCCAGCCTTTATGTACCCCCGCTCTTACACCGTTGATATACACAATTGCATTGTCGTCTATATCGCTGAAGTAAATCGAGTCAGGCGTAATTGCTTTCGGGAACGTTGTCTGAAACCATCCGAAACCTTTTTCGCCGTGAAAAGCATCCCCTCCTGCAAAATAGTTTTTGCCATCGGCAAAAGAAGGAGTATTTGCAGAGTCTGCCGGACTTTCAGCTTTTACAAATTGCCAATGATTAAGGTTTGGCAGTACACCTTTGTGCAAAAGTGCTTCTCCCGCTATACCTTTTTCGTCCAGATCCAGTTTGCCCACATAACTTACCAATTTATTTCTTCCGTCATGAGTCGCAAAAATGGCTAATGTGTGCTCGCCTTTTGAAAGAGAAAACTGTAAATGGTGTATATTATCTGAAGTTGTTTTTTTCCCGTCAATGAATACAATATACCTGCCGTTGCCCTTGCTTATGTCCAGAGAATAAATATCATCTAACGGCGCACTGATGCGTGTCCTGTACCAAGCATAAGCCGTGGTATCGCCATCTGCGCCCATTTGTAAGGGATTTTCACTTTTCAGCCACTTACTGTCATCAAACGTTGTTTCGGCCGCAATAGAAGCATCTTTCATTTGCCATACTGTCGTAAACACTAATGAATCGGGATGATAAACATCAGGAACCTGGTAATCAGTTTCCTTCACTTTTTCGTCAAATGCCCAAATATGCGGAAATATCTTTTTTTGAGTCCAAAAATGTTCCGTATTCAATGCATAGCCTTCTTCGCTTTTTTGGATATCTCCTAAGTATTCAGGTCCGACGATAACCGAATGTATATTATTTTCATTGATAAACCAGGTCCGATCAGATAATTGTGTATCGACGGCCACTATACGAATTGTTTCATTATCCGATGTAAATTCATATATGGTGGGCGTTGCTTCGTCAAAAGAAAAATGAAGCCGGAGTTTCTTCTCTTGTTGCTCAAAATTTCCCTTCCCTTTTGTAACCCGCATATCTTGGTTTGCAATAAAATATATTTCTCCCGGAGTAGCCGCATTACCATACACAACTATCGTTGTAACCATGCCTGAATGTTCAATGCCCAATATTCTTGTTATAGCCCAGTCAATAGCAACGTCATTTGTCAGTTTGAAGCGGTGTACAATAGGAAAGATCTCTCCGGATGCAAGATGTATACCTCCTTCTTCGGGCAGCAATATGCCATCATGAGTTCTTATCTGCGTTGTTTTCGGTTCTTTTCCTTTGTTGTCAAGAAAAACAAGGGTGCCTTGCTCATTTGTACGTGCATTAATGTGGATAGAACTGTCGGTAGAAATATTATTGTATGCGGCTGTGGTCGTACAATTCTCTAAAATATTCCGGAAACTTTCTGCGAATAACGCGTTGCGTTTGAACTGATAATAAAGCGGACGTAAATCACCTGTTTGCCCTACGGCAGCGCCGTAGTCATAAGAGGCGGCATCTTCATCGTCATTGGTATAGCCGAAGTTGCTGCCGCCATAAGCCATGTAATAGTTATAACCGCCACCGCCGCGCGAAATTATTTTCCATGTCCTGCGACCGTATTCGTCTGCATCTTTCTGGTCCGAACCGTACTTGTCAAACCAAACGCTCCAAAATTCCGTAGTAAACCAAGGATTCGGTCTTTTCGGATCATAGAGCTCCGGAGTATTTCCGGCGGGATCGCTGCCATGGTGCAGTCCGCTAAAAAAATAGGGGACTTCTATACCAAGAGATAAAGCCGTTCTTTGCAAGTGGCTGAAATATTCATTCGGAATATATGTGCCCCAAGAAGCAGGATGTTCATTTTCCAATTGCACCATAATTACCGAGCCGCCGTGATTGATTTGGTTTGCCGCTATAATGGGAATCAATTTTCCAAAGAAGTGGTCCACGTATTGTTCAAATTGTGTATCCGGATATCTTACAACCATTCCTTCCTTCTGCCTGAGCCAATGCGGATAACCTCCGAAGTCCCACTCCGCACAGTAGTACGGTCCAACACGAGCTATCGCATACATTCCCATTTGTTTTACCAATTGGAGAAATGCGTTCAAATCATGGTCGCCACTGAAATCAAATTTCCCTTCTTGCGCTTCGTGAAAGTTCCAGAACGTATAAAACTCTACACAATTAAAACCACCGCGTTTTAACCGCAGCAACCTGTCCTTCCATTGTGCCCTCGGCATACGTGCATACTCTAAGCCTGCAGATACAAGGAACGTCCGTTTTCCGTTTATGATAAATCCGTGGGAATCCATGTCTATATATTTCTTGGCTGCTGTAGAAGCAGGAAATATATGGTCGTTCGTCTGGGCAGGTAACCTTATTGAACAAATGAATAAACTAATAGATAATAATGTTATAGCTCGCATAAAATATTTGTCATTTATCATTGTTCAATAATAGTACAAAAAAATAAAGGGATCTATAATAACTTGGACTCCTTTTAAAAAATTAACTTCCAGGATACTACTTCAACAATAATAAAGATAAAATGCACGGGCTTATTCTTGACAATTTTGCAATGCACATTTCATTGAGTGACGAAGAAAAAGAACATGTGCTGTTCAAATTGCAATACAAGAAAATCAAGAAGAATACAGCACTGCTGAAGGCAGGTAAAGTGTGTGCAAATATTGATTTTGTCCAAAGTACGCCTCACGGTATCACGCTCGTTTTTCTCAAAAAAGAAATATGAGCAATTGAAATAAAATCCTTTATGATATTAGTAGCAGATAGTCTTGGTTCACTATAAAATACTATCACATAAGACAGAGAAAAAGTTACTTCTTTATTTTACGTATTCCAAATGCAAAAATATTCAGGTAACCGACCATTCCGGAAAAAGCAGCTTACCGAAACAGCCGGTTTATAAGACTTAGCGCATATACTGTAAAAATTTTTCGTAGAGCCCTTGTCCTCTCAAATTAGTTGCCAGTATAGTACCATTCGGGCTTATCAAAACATTCTGCGGAATAGCATCAATACCATACTGAACAGCAACTTCGTTTTTAAATCCTTTCAAATCGCTTACTTGTGTCCAAGGCAAACTATCATGATGAACTGCATTTAGCCATGATACTTTACTTTCGTCGAGTGAAACACTTATAATTTGTAAGTCTTTATTATTTTGTCTCAACTTCTTATAGGCAGCCACAAGGTTGGGATTCTCTGCACGGCAAGGTCCGCACCAGCTTGCCCAAAAATCTACTAGTACATATCTACCACGAAAGTCAGACAATTTTATTGGATGACCCGCTGTATCGTTTTGTATAAAATCCATTACTTTCCGCCCCACTTGCCTTTTCTTAGCGATATCGATTTTTTGTCGATATGCTACTCCTAATTTAGTTTCTTTTAATTCAGGAGTAAATTTTACAAAATTTTTTTCAGCCGTATCGGGATTGAAAGAATACCCTAAATCAGTTAACTGAAACGCCACTAAAGAAATATAAGAATTTCTGTTAGAATCTATAAACGATTTACGAATTTGCATTTGAGCCGCTATCCCAGCCTTACAACTGTCCCTTGCTCTTAAAAATCCGGGATCAGTAGTGTCTGATGAATGTCCGTATTTTCTTATATAAAAATTGAGAATATCTCTATAAGGCTTTATACGCGATTCGAGCAGTTCATTATCGGCATTTATTTTTGAATTTAAAATTTTCGCATATTTGACCGAATCTTTTACTACTATTTGCATAGGTTTATTCTCCAGATATACGCTTAAATCATCCCTTAAATACCACCTTATTACTTTGTCTCCTGCGTGTCTCATTTGAATACTTGCATTTGAGGGGGATGAGTAAAGTTTTCCTTTAAATTCAAATTTTCCGTTTTGAGGCTTGATAGAGTCCGTTTGAATTTCTTTTTCATTGATAGGATAACTTAAATACAGCATTACCGATGGGTCTTTTGACTGTATAGTTCCTTTAATTTCAAATTCCTCTTGCCCGAAGACTGTTGTGACAATTAATATTGCCGATATTACAAAGAGTATTCTTTTCATGATATGATTTTTATTCCAATTTTTATAAATAAATCGCTTCTTATTTTTTAATGAATAGTGTTGACAGTTTTTCGTCCAAACCTTCGCCGCGAAGATTTCTTGCAATGATTTTTCCGGAAGGGTCTAAAAGAAAATTTACAGGAATAGCTTCTACGGCATATAAAACAGCGGCTTTACTTTTGAATCCTGTCAACTCGGAAATTTGTGTCCAAGGCAAACTATCATAGCGAACTGCATTTACCCAAGCAGATCGAGTTTTGGCTTCATCGAGGGAGACGCTGAGTATGGTAAAGTTATCGTCCTTGTATTTTTTATAGGCTGCTATTAAGTTGGGATTTTCTGCGCGACAAGGATGGCACCACGAAGCCCAGAAATCGAGTAAAACATAATGCCCTCGAAAATCGGAAAGCCTTACAAGATTTCCGAGCGTATCTTTTTCTGCAAAATCTGGAGCAATTCTGCCCATCATTGTTGCTTTGTTCTTATTAATAATGGTCTGAATTTTTTTCCCTAAAGAAGATTCTTTAAGTGTAGTAGAAAATTTGTCGAATTTCGGTTGCGCTGTATCGGGATTAAAATTATAAGCAAGCTCTACTTCCTTAAAAGCTTCCAGTGATACATAAGAATTTAAATGGCTGTAAATAAATTTCCTGGTGGCGCTGTCATAGTCATGCTGGGTAATAGCCATTATCTTACCCGCATTTGCCTTAAATGCGCTGTCTTTTCTTTGCTCGGGAGTAAGTGTATAATAAACTTTTGTAATAGAATCGGCAACTTGTCGATAGGGTCTTTGAATTTTGTGAAGCACTATGTCATCATCATTCGTTTGCGATCCCTTTACGATTGCGTCTTTCAATGAATCGGGAGAAACAATACTAATATCTGAATTCTCTATATAAAAATACAGTCCGTCTTTTTGTTTATATAAAGGCTCGTTCGGATTATTTTGAACCGTTAATGTTACTGCGGAGGGAGAAGATAAATGTCCTTTAAATATAAAATTACCGTTATCCAAAACTGTGGAATCTAAAACATGAGTCGTATCATCTCTATATTCAAGAAAAATTTTTGTCGGTTGTTTTAGAACGTACGGAATTTTCCCTTGAATAGTGTAACCTTTTTGGGCAAATCCGCCAAAGGGAATGAGTGAGAGAATGAATATTATTTTTTTTGTTTTCATAATTCGTATAATTTGTTTTTTCTACAGGTTTAAATTTTATGGTACCAATCCAATTTCACTAATAAATATTGCATTATATGCGCTTGCGTATGGCACACAAGACAAGGATGTAAAGCGCAAATAGTTTGCAGTAACCTCTCCTGTATTGAGTGTCTGCATATTATTGCTAATATCTCCTGCAAACGTTCCATTATCTATCCAATTGGTTCCGTCCATACTTGTTTCAATTTTTATAGAAGTAGGATAGCCGCCATAGTTTGGATAATACAAACTTGTAGGTAAACGATATGTAACAGCACTAAATGAAATTTCCTGATTGAAATTGATGGCAATCCATTGAGGCATTGATTGTGTTATATTCGATGTCCAATAGGTAGCCGGGTTGTCGTCCAATATATTGGTTGCTACATAGGTGCTATAACTTGAAGATACTCCGGCGATAGTCCATTTGGTTTTACGAATAAATGTAGGTTTACCTGCTTTAAACACTACATAAAACACTTGCTCTTTTGCTATATCTTGCACATTGCCGTCAATAGATTGAATTACTATCGGAACTACATAATCGATATAGCCGTCCAACTTCGATTCTTGTATTATATTAATTTGTACAGAGTCCGACATATCGGAACCTGCAACAATATGACACATAGGTTTATAAAATAAGTATGCATTTGAAGGCAATAAAGTTCCATTGCCATAAGTAGAATTATAGTCGCTAACCTTAGTTGTATCTACAGCAAAGGTAATCCAATGATCGCCGGTTGATGTGCCGCCGGATAATTTAGCCTTCAGTCCTACAACGATGACAGAATCTTTCAGAACCGGCATAGCGGTTACAAGTGTATCGGTTCCCGAACTTGCTTGTATAGAAATATTGTCCGCCGGCAAAACGGATTTTATATTGTCTTTAGAACATGCCGAAAACAGAATGAGTAAACAAAATAAAAGCCTGTATTGTAATTTCATTTTAATAATATTTAAATTGAATTTTTTCTTAGCAAATGCTTATCATTACGGGTTTTGTTGCATGCCGGGATTGAATTGCAATACCTGCACCGGTATTTGTAAAGTATATTTTGTACTATGCGGCGGCAATGTAGCGATAACATTTTCTTGCGCGTCGTATCGATACACCGTATCCATTCTACCCTCTTTATCAAGCCTGCGCATATCAAACCATCGCAATCCGCTAAATGCCAATTCATGTTTTCTTTCAACCAAAACATTTTCCAATACGCTGTCTTTATTATCCGATTGATAGGGTTCATAACTGCTTGCCGAGAATCGGTCTCTACGTATATCGTCCAATTGTTGCAAAGCGGTAGATAAATCATTGGAACGCGCTGCCGCTTCGGCTATTATTAATTTCATTTCTTGTACGGATGTACCTGTGTTTACATATTGCAAAGAAGGTGTTCTACCGGCAGGATAGTATAATGTAGCGCCTCTTATCGCATAGGTATAAGCATCGGTGCTGTAATAAAGCTCACTGACACGCAAATCATTTGTAGCAAAAGACCGCATAAAATCCAGCGCAGCAGTATTATAACCAATGACCATTCTTCCATAAATAACGTCTGGCTGAATGCTGATGTTAGCCGTAGTGGGCGGTGCTCCGTTAAAATCAAGCATGGTTGCCGAGCTTTTTTCTAAAGCCAACTCTGCATTCTTTCGCGCATCGGTGTAATTACCGGCATAAAAATAAATTCTTGCCAAAACACTATACGCAGCTGCAGTAGACCCGCGAAAACGATTGTTACTGTTATCAACCGGTAAATCGGGAATGGCTGCGTTTAAATCGGAAATTATTTGAGTATAAATTTCTTGTATTGTACTTCGTGCCGGAGTTTTTTGACTTACATCGTTTGATGTAACAAATGGAACACCCAGGTCTTTATCAGCGGTAGATGAGTCGTACTCATTTCCGTATTCATTTACGAGGTAAAAATATTCAAACGCACGCCCTAAGAGCGCTTCTGCTTTGAGGCTTCTTTTTTGTTCATCAGTAGCATTTGTTGCTTTGTCTATCCCCAATAATACCGTATTGTATTTATTTATATTGGCATAATGTTGCCCCCATAAGGGCGGAGAGATACTTAAATCGGTTGAGAATTGAGGCGCCCATGTAAACATAAGTTCACCGACCGCCGACGGAGGAACAGTAATGGTGGGATAATCAGTATAATCTGAAAAAATATCCAAATAAGATCCGAGAGTGCCAATACCATAAT from Arachidicoccus sp. BS20 encodes the following:
- a CDS encoding beta-galactosidase, encoding MDSHGFIINGKRTFLVSAGLEYARMPRAQWKDRLLRLKRGGFNCVEFYTFWNFHEAQEGKFDFSGDHDLNAFLQLVKQMGMYAIARVGPYYCAEWDFGGYPHWLRQKEGMVVRYPDTQFEQYVDHFFGKLIPIIAANQINHGGSVIMVQLENEHPASWGTYIPNEYFSHLQRTALSLGIEVPYFFSGLHHGSDPAGNTPELYDPKRPNPWFTTEFWSVWFDKYGSDQKDADEYGRRTWKIISRGGGGYNYYMAYGGSNFGYTNDDEDAASYDYGAAVGQTGDLRPLYYQFKRNALFAESFRNILENCTTTAAYNNISTDSSIHINARTNEQGTLVFLDNKGKEPKTTQIRTHDGILLPEEGGIHLASGEIFPIVHRFKLTNDVAIDWAITRILGIEHSGMVTTIVVYGNAATPGEIYFIANQDMRVTKGKGNFEQQEKKLRLHFSFDEATPTIYEFTSDNETIRIVAVDTQLSDRTWFINENNIHSVIVGPEYLGDIQKSEEGYALNTEHFWTQKKIFPHIWAFDEKVKETDYQVPDVYHPDSLVFTTVWQMKDASIAAETTFDDSKWLKSENPLQMGADGDTTAYAWYRTRISAPLDDIYSLDISKGNGRYIVFIDGKKTTSDNIHHLQFSLSKGEHTLAIFATHDGRNKLVSYVGKLDLDEKGIAGEALLHKGVLPNLNHWQFVKAESPADSANTPSFADGKNYFAGGDAFHGEKGFGWFQTTFPKAITPDSIYFSDIDDNAIVYINGVRAGVHKGWGKSFSVPFVKGNADSNIITLFVENTDGSGGIGKIVKAVFNNDKKIKGWRMKGGLQIYSLKGWTNAIAGNTGVPTFFRNYFTIKDTAPNVKAMWRVSFKGLSHGFIWVNGHNLGRYPEKIPIDGLYIPECWLKEGKNEIMVFDEFGNTPDNISIYPEQQASRDKARIIIK
- a CDS encoding TlpA disulfide reductase family protein produces the protein MKRILFVISAILIVTTVFGQEEFEIKGTIQSKDPSVMLYLSYPINEKEIQTDSIKPQNGKFEFKGKLYSSPSNASIQMRHAGDKVIRWYLRDDLSVYLENKPMQIVVKDSVKYAKILNSKINADNELLESRIKPYRDILNFYIRKYGHSSDTTDPGFLRARDSCKAGIAAQMQIRKSFIDSNRNSYISLVAFQLTDLGYSFNPDTAEKNFVKFTPELKETKLGVAYRQKIDIAKKRQVGRKVMDFIQNDTAGHPIKLSDFRGRYVLVDFWASWCGPCRAENPNLVAAYKKLRQNNKDLQIISVSLDESKVSWLNAVHHDSLPWTQVSDLKGFKNEVAVQYGIDAIPQNVLISPNGTILATNLRGQGLYEKFLQYMR
- a CDS encoding TlpA disulfide reductase family protein: MKTKKIIFILSLIPFGGFAQKGYTIQGKIPYVLKQPTKIFLEYRDDTTHVLDSTVLDNGNFIFKGHLSSPSAVTLTVQNNPNEPLYKQKDGLYFYIENSDISIVSPDSLKDAIVKGSQTNDDDIVLHKIQRPYRQVADSITKVYYTLTPEQRKDSAFKANAGKIMAITQHDYDSATRKFIYSHLNSYVSLEAFKEVELAYNFNPDTAQPKFDKFSTTLKESSLGKKIQTIINKNKATMMGRIAPDFAEKDTLGNLVRLSDFRGHYVLLDFWASWCHPCRAENPNLIAAYKKYKDDNFTILSVSLDEAKTRSAWVNAVRYDSLPWTQISELTGFKSKAAVLYAVEAIPVNFLLDPSGKIIARNLRGEGLDEKLSTLFIKK
- a CDS encoding discoidin domain-containing protein, translating into MKLQYRLLFCLLILFSACSKDNIKSVLPADNISIQASSGTDTLVTAMPVLKDSVIVVGLKAKLSGGTSTGDHWITFAVDTTKVSDYNSTYGNGTLLPSNAYLFYKPMCHIVAGSDMSDSVQINIIQESKLDGYIDYVVPIVIQSIDGNVQDIAKEQVFYVVFKAGKPTFIRKTKWTIAGVSSSYSTYVATNILDDNPATYWTSNITQSMPQWIAINFNQEISFSAVTYRLPTSLYYPNYGGYPTSIKIETSMDGTNWIDNGTFAGDISNNMQTLNTGEVTANYLRFTSLSCVPYASAYNAIFISEIGLVP
- a CDS encoding RagB/SusD family nutrient uptake outer membrane protein produces the protein MKYSKYIINALVICCVLLSGCDKYLNVQPKGYTLLKTANDYDLWLNDVSLDYGIGTLGSYLDIFSDYTDYPTITVPPSAVGELMFTWAPQFSTDLSISPPLWGQHYANINKYNTVLLGIDKATNATDEQKRSLKAEALLGRAFEYFYLVNEYGNEYDSSTADKDLGVPFVTSNDVSQKTPARSTIQEIYTQIISDLNAAIPDLPVDNSNNRFRGSTAAAYSVLARIYFYAGNYTDARKNAELALEKSSATMLDFNGAPPTTANISIQPDVIYGRMVIGYNTAALDFMRSFATNDLRVSELYYSTDAYTYAIRGATLYYPAGRTPSLQYVNTGTSVQEMKLIIAEAAARSNDLSTALQQLDDIRRDRFSASSYEPYQSDNKDSVLENVLVERKHELAFSGLRWFDMRRLDKEGRMDTVYRYDAQENVIATLPPHSTKYTLQIPVQVLQFNPGMQQNP